TGGGTTGTGGGTTACTGGTTGCCCAATAAGCTGGGAGCTCGGAGCAGGGAGCAGGGAGCAGGTTACGGGTTGCATGATACTGGATACTGGATGCTGCCTACTTTTCACTAGTCACCGGTCAGTTGGTATAGGTGAAGCTACAATTGCTACTAAGACTGTAAAGAGCAGAGCATTTGCAGGTATGTGCAAGTTGAAATCGACCACGCTGTGAAAAAGGATGGCTGTGATGCCGGCAAGAGATCCCAGGGTTAGGCTGCGGATGAGGCGGCTGGGGTTTTTCAGTTTGTGAAAGCCTTTTTTGTAAAGGGCAATGATCATCCAGAGCATGACAGGGATGACAGCAATCCCAATTTCAGCTATAAAATGAAGATAATCGTTATGGGCCTTTTCAAAGTGGGGCACCAGGCCGGGCGGTTGGTATTGGGTGTTGATAACGCCAAAGGTTCCGGGGCCGGTTCCCATTAAAGGGTGATCAGCGATCATCTTCACAGCCTCTCGCCAGACCATTACTCTGGAATGAAAGCTGGCCTCCTGCTCTTTTTCCATGACGGTCCGGATGCGCTCGATAACAGGTGTGCTGGCAAGCACAATCAGAACCAGGGCCAAAGAACCGCCGATCAAGGCCGCAAGCAGCCTTTTGCGCCTGAAATCACGGCTGGTTATGAGTGCAAAGGCCATAAAGGACAGCCCCAGAAAACCGCTGATCCAGCCGCCCCGTGATAAAGTAAGCACTAAGGCCGTCAGCAACAGGAGGAATATATAGATCATCAAAAAGAGCCAGGCGCCCCGGTAGCCGGTCAGGCAAAGCCCCAGGACAAAAGGAATGGCCATCTCCAGGTAGCCGGCCAGATTGTTAGGACAGCCAAAGGTGGATGTGAGCCGACCTATATAAGCATTTTTAAGATCGGTATAATTCCACCAGGGGAAGGGATTTAAATCGAAGTGTTTGAACAGACCAAAGACAGAGAGAAAAACAGCGATTCCGATAACAAGGTAGATCAACCGCCGCAAATGGCTCCTGCTGTTGATGGTGTGGATAATCAGATAAAATATGGTTAAATAGTTGAACAGTAAAATGATTGACCAGAAACTGGTATGTCTGTGAAGAGAGAAGATGGTTGACAGGATTGACAGGATTATCAGGATAAAAATCGGTTTGTCTAAAGGAGTTTTGATCCAATTCCAGCTCCAGGTCAGGCTTTTTTCAAGCAGAAAGGCGGTCAATGCAATCAATGTGATCAGGTGGATGGTTGTAACGGCCCAGTCTTGCACGCAAGCGCGGGCCAGGGGGGTGAAGATGAGCAGAGCGTATAATGCGTACCTTGGTACATTCTGCAAATAGCGCGTTATGTTTTGTAAATAGTTGTTCATTTTATTAGACAGGATTTACAGGATATTCAGGATTTTTTCTATATTTGCGTTTGACCTCCACACTCTCAGGGCCAAAATTGATGAGAAGACCGATTTCTTATTTCTTTTAGACAGGATTGACAGGATATTTAGGATTTTCTTCTCCTTTAATCAAACAGACAAATCCAGGGAATCCTGTTGATCCTGTCAACTTATTAATTGCAAGATATTCATGATGTTTTGTGAGAAGTCGTATCTTGCTGCGGACATAGCTCCGCTTTTTGAGTTACACAGCAAACTGTTTGATAAGCTACTAAAATTAAGTACAAATTGTTATTTAGACAGGATTGACAGGATATTTAGGATTTTTCCTTTTCTGCTTTTATCAAACAGACAAATCCAGGGAATCCTGTTGATCCTGTCAACT
The Candidatus Desulfatibia profunda genome window above contains:
- a CDS encoding O-antigen ligase family protein; translation: MNNYLQNITRYLQNVPRYALYALLIFTPLARACVQDWAVTTIHLITLIALTAFLLEKSLTWSWNWIKTPLDKPIFILIILSILSTIFSLHRHTSFWSIILLFNYLTIFYLIIHTINSRSHLRRLIYLVIGIAVFLSVFGLFKHFDLNPFPWWNYTDLKNAYIGRLTSTFGCPNNLAGYLEMAIPFVLGLCLTGYRGAWLFLMIYIFLLLLTALVLTLSRGGWISGFLGLSFMAFALITSRDFRRKRLLAALIGGSLALVLIVLASTPVIERIRTVMEKEQEASFHSRVMVWREAVKMIADHPLMGTGPGTFGVINTQYQPPGLVPHFEKAHNDYLHFIAEIGIAVIPVMLWMIIALYKKGFHKLKNPSRLIRSLTLGSLAGITAILFHSVVDFNLHIPANALLFTVLVAIVASPIPTDR